The Fusarium falciforme chromosome 4, complete sequence genomic interval AACAGCTTTGGCGATCCTGACATCATCTGCCACAGGGCTGCTAGACCCGCCAAGGGCCATGTCACTGTCGAGGCCGGTGACAAAGTCGTCCTTCAGTGGAATACATGGCCTGAGGTTTGCCTTCCTGATTTTGAACTCTTCCAGGTCTAATGCTAATGGGTGCATATAGAGTCACAAGGGTCCAGTCATTGACTATCTCGCTAAATGCCCTGACGACTGCGAGACCGTTGACAAGAACTCGCTCGAGTTCTTCAAGATCGGCGAGAGCGGTCTTCTCGACATGACCATGCAGAGCGGTCGATGGGCTGCCGATGTTCTCGTCGCAAACAGCTTCTCCTGGACTCTTCAGATCCCTGCCCAGCTGGAACCCGGCAACTATGTTCTCCGTCACGAAATCATCGCCCTTCACGGTGCAGGACAGCCCAATGGTGCTCAGAACTATCCCCAGTGCTTCAACTTGAAGGTCACCGGTGGTGgttctctctctccttctGGTGTCAAGGGAACTCAGCTTTACAAGTCCAACGACCCTGGTATTTTGTTCAACCTCTACACTAGCTCTCTTTCCTACAAGATTCCCGGTCCTACTCTGGTTCCCGGTCTTCCCTCTACAGTTGGTCAACTCGCTCCCCAGGCCACTGCCACCTCTAGCGCCACAACCCCTGGACAGACCCAGGGCCTCTCTTCCACTTCGACTACCAGATCCAGCTCATCTACAAGCATCACCATCAGCGGAGTCACGACGCTCAGGACCGTCACTGCCACTacgacttcttcttcttcctcctcttcttcaagcaGCTCCAAGGCCTCCCCATCGCCCACCGATGACGACATCATCTGCGGACCTGCTACCGGAGGTCTCCCCAAGTACAGCCAGTGCGGTGGCAAGGAATACACCGGACCTACTGTTTGTCAATGGGGTTCGACTTGCAAGGTTCTCAACCCCTACTATTCTCAGTGCCTCTAGTTTGTAAGGCGTTCTCATAATCTCTGCACTGGATTGCAGTAGACTTGTGCACTTGATTTCCTTTGTTGCGAGCTCCAAGTCTGTAATCTCATCTCCATTGTGAGAAGTGGAatcttggagaaggatgcCCATGCTAGACGCAAATCAATAATACTCTACTTTGTTTTAAGCGCGTTTTAACTCATGACTTGGCAATCCTTTGTGTGCCAAGAGACATTTGACGAGGAATGAAATATGTCAGGATTCGAATCTTGCCTATACATAGCGCAATGCAGGACCTCAACTTGCTTGGCTCGTGACTATTCTATGTCCATATTGGGATCCATGTCGTTTGCTAAAGTCCTCCAAGTTCCGCGCCGTCTATCCTTCAACCATGCGCGCGACGAAAGACCCTAGAGTCTTTGCAAAGGTTTGTCGAATTTACTCGTAGCCGGGCCACTTGCCGTCAAAGCTGATGAGGCACTGGGCATCATCACCCTTCTGCCCAGTAGCACGGAGAATTATACCGTTAACAGCTCCAAGGCCACAGTTGGTGCCAGCCTTGAACTTCCACTGAGCCACGCGAGGGTCATTGATGTCGCCGCGGCACTCCTCAGAGTGTCGCCAGGAGCAGCCGATGGTGATGCCGGCCTCgttcttgagcttgttgcAGACGCCTTCAGTGTTGTCCATGGTTCGGACGCGGGCATCGTAGGTCCACTCGCCGATGAAGGTAGAGTATTGCTTGCAGGCAGTGGTGTCCATGTTGGCGGGGATTTGGCCGCGGCGCTGGAGGTTGTCTACCTTGATTTCGGTAGCCTCGACGgggacggcggcggcgaggatgcTTGAGCCATCAAGGTAAGCAAGGGCGTAGGCAAAGTTGAAACGCATTTTGAATGGGGCAGAAAGTTAAGAGTGAGGAGAGTGGCAGTTGTTAAATGTTGCTGGTGCTTGAGGAGACAGAGCTGAAGTTGTCCTTGGGGTGGATGAGAAACTCGAAAGGTATGAATACAAGTCCCTTTATATACTCAAGAAGTCTCTAAGTCATTCTATTCTCCCGGAGGCTTAAACATCGAAGTGGATAGTGCTGGTCCTGAACCAGCCCTGCCAATAACTAATTCTACAGCCATACTCCACATTCATGCGCTTGAAAACATGGCCATAGAATTCAGCTGCCTGAAAGGATCGATATGGTAAAGTCCCACAGACCAATAAGACTTCCATGAAACACAAGCGTGGCCGTTCTCCAGGTCTCAGTGTCGTCCGTGGTCAGCTTGAGGATCATCCCAAAGGATCGGGTGAAGGATTCGGAGGATCCGTTTTGCGTCCCAATTCTTGCCCATGTGCTTGAACAAGGTGGtactattaattttaaataaccAAGTTTACTAACTCTACTAATTCATTGGTTAATGTGCGAACTTGTTCATAGCGCCTTGTCCGAACCGCCGGCGATGGGCGAAAGGATTGACGTTAGTAAAAGGACTGTGCCATGATAGGCTACTGAACCAATGATAAGGATTTCCGTTGCATATCGCCTAGTCTTCTGCCACGACCTTCCAGAAAGAGTCGACGTGATCCTTTTGGATCATCCAGAATTCCTTCAGGCAATAGGTCAAGAGGTTCTGCAATGGTATGTCCAACGAACCAAATGGCACCTGCCGCGATGACTTCGATGCTTTGCATCAATGACGTGCTGGTAGATAATACGAGGCTTCGCTGTGGAAACTCGGGCAAAACAAGGCGAGTTTGAATGCACAAGGTAGAAATCCAAAAAGATCCTTCAGAGTGTTCCGCAACTTGGCCTGAGCCATTTTGACCTCCATCGACGAACAACGCTGATGCTGTGAAAAATTTGCTGCAATCTTCTTCCAAATTTAAGGATATAGGGTAAAAGGTCGTTAGAGGTAGTGTTTTGACAGTGGTCTCGAGGAGGTACTCGAGGCGTCAAAAGCCTGACGTAGGGTGGTCCAGAGACACCCGTTGGAAAGATTAGTAGGAGATAGTTCGCGGCGAAAGCAAATGAGCGAGAAACGATAAATGGATCTAATACATGTGAAAAGAAAATATGGATTTAGGCAATAGCAGACGTTCATATTATCTCGTCTCCTAGGCACAGTTCGGGATCCCTTCCGAGGTTCAAACAGTCGTAACCCAGGCTTATCTCCGCCCCGTCTCTACGGGGTTAACGCTATTCCATCTCGTTTGCAAATCCAGGTGCTGTAGGGACTTCGTCGGTCTCATCGATAGAAATGGGTTGTCATCTCATTGCTTTCACCTCACTCAcgccggagccggagccggatCCGAACTTATCAGCAGATCATGTTTACCCAGTTATCGCCCTCCCAGAGACGGAGGATCAAGGCCGTTATCATGTTGTTCAACTGACAAATCAGGAAGCTGTTCCAAGTAGAAAAGGGAGAGTGGCTGGCCAAAAACTCCACGTACACGTGGCGACCAGTTAGGGATGATCCGTTTCGAGCAATAATACCCTGTCTACAACTGTCAAGGCGTTCCAGACTACGGCTTCAGATCCCGACCTTGCATTTTACTGCAAATTTGACCAATTAGCCTTATCGGTTACCACAGCCGGGACCGCTGATGGTGGCTTAAGGCGGGGTAGAGGTTCTCGCAGGAACGAGGGCATCACATGGGCTTGTTGAAGCGACCACAGGAGAAAGATATGGTGCAGTGGCTGAGGATATAAACCTTGATCCAGGCACTGAGAGGGAGATGAACTATACGGAGACACAAAGCAGACGGTATACATAATAGTGAGCCCATTTTTCATCGAACCCTTGAAATGGCAAAAATCACAATTGTCGGATCTGGGTACAGTCTTCGCTTCCATCACACTGATAAAAATGTCGGCTGACTATAACCACCAGCATCATCGGCCTGGCCATAGCATCGCAGCTCTCTCGGCACCACGAGGTCACCGTCATCGCAAGAGACTTTCCTGGGGATAAGCCTTCTATCAAGTGGGCTAGTCCTTGGGCGGGAGCCAACTTTGTCGCTGGTGGTTGCTCCTCAGCTCGTGAGAGGAGGATGCAGATGGATGCGTTCACTGAGCTATGGAGATTAGCTATTAGACACCCTGAATCCAGTGTCAAAAGACTGCCAATGGAGGAGTTCTATGACAACGAGAGGAGCGATGATGATTTCTGGTTCAAGGACTTTATCCCAGGAGTAGGAAAGGCCTTTCGGAAAATGTTTAAGGATGCTGATCATTGGGACAGTTTCGCTTCCTACCCAAGGATCAACTACCAGAAGGAGTCAGGGGCGGGATAACCTGTGAGTCTGCGATTTATCGATGAATGCAGCTGATATATGGCAGACATGACCATTGTGGTCAACCCACATATCTTCATGCCCTGGCTGAAGCGGAACCTCGAGAGCTCGGGCGTCAAGTTCAGGCGCATGGACCTGGACTCTCTATCTGACGCTCATCATCTTGGTCACGATGTTCTCATTAATGCTACTGGTGAGGGACCAAAGTATCTGAGCGATATCAAGGATCAGAACATGGATCTTCTCCGTGGGCAGACCATGATCATCAAGAGCGGCTACAAGAAGTCTTTTATGCGGGACGACGGCAACACCTATACCTACGTGATCCCCCGTCTAGATGGAACGGTAATTCTTGGGGGAATACGAGACCCAGATGTTGAGTATGTGAAGCATGCATATCTTGAGCACGAGGCACTGATGACAGCAGGAACACCGAGGTGGATATTGAGATCGACAAAGATGTGAGAAGACGGATCTTTGCCAATTAAGATCAATACTGAAATTTTCCAGATTGTTACAAGAATCAACCGAAGCCTGCCAGAACACTTCTCTGCTGACCTTGCCGACTACGAGGTCGTGGGTCACAATGTGGGCATACGGCCATACAGGTCTTCTGGGATGCGCATCGAAAAGGAGACGAAGAACGGTCAAAACATTGTCCATGCCTACGGTAAGTGGTATGTCGTCAGTAACAACCTGGGACTAAGGGACACAGGTATTACTGGAGGAGGCTTTATCTACAGCTTTGGGGTTGCGCGGGAAGTTGTGAAGCTGGTGGACGAGTTTCTGTTCCCCGATGGAAAAGCAAGAATTTGATATTGAAAGGTTTCGGGCTCATGTTAGGAGGTAGTTTGGTGTGTGCGATTGGAGCCGATTAGCAGAGAGATGAATGTAAGAAGGTTCCGAAGTTGACAATAAGATCTGCTTTCTTTACGTTGACCCAGGACAAATATTTTTATCTGACTTTACCTAGCTTCCTTTATGAACGCCTCCCTTTGTCTCTCCATCACTGAATTGTCTCTAATATAGCAACGGTGTCCATCCATCGATTCCATCCGCCCCAAGCCTCGAGGTCGATGAGAGGCACCTACTCGAGAAAAGATGCCAGCTCAACCGGCCCAGATTGGGGAAACTCAGACCTCCAGGCGCAAGCGTCTTAGACTATCGTGTCCATGCAGTGATCCCCTCCGAATCTCTGAGATTTAAAGACATACCCATCTTTACCCACCGTGATAGCCTCCAATCGATATGCAACAGGTATAAGCCCCTGGTATGTTGTTGACATTTCTTTGCTCCTACCCATATGAGCGCTAGCGCCTATGTCCAGAGGGAACCCAGGGACTGCCATCGAAGCAGACGCAGAGGTAGAAGATGAACTGCAAGTAGAAAGAGTAAAACCTTCCGCGTTCATTACTCCAGTCACCATAAACACTCTGTTGGCAGGGCCTCGCATGGACTCAAGGTAGGCTTCCACCCCGGGCTTTTTCATGCTCTCCTCAATATAATCTGTGCTCGGCGTGAACTTGACTGTCTCCATAGCATCTGCTGTCACCCTTTTCAAATCTTCAGCCGTGACGTCGCGAAAAGCAGGGATGTGATTGAAAACCCGTTTGGGCCCCCGGGAGCGGGTGGTGGTTATTTGTTCGACATCTTCGATGCGAGTACGGACGGCCGGTTCTGTCGTTACAGGTTCATCGAGTGGACTAAATGGGTCTTTGGGGTCGTTTATAATGCTGCCAAGCTTGATCGTGCTGGGATCGTGGTTAGATGCCGGGAGCAGGGTGTAACCTTGCCAGCCAGACGCCTGCGTGAAGTTGTATAGTCGAAAAGGCCACATGATACCAGATACTTTTCCTGACGTCCAGTCACGGATGAAGAGCATCAGAAAAAGCCAACCTGCCCGCAGAGCAGTGgcggcagcgacgacgagagcTATGATCTGGCCGACAGAATTGAtggctgatgatggctgCAGATTCGAGCCTTGAATAGCCATCTCAGCTGCACTCATGGAAGTGAGGGCAAGCACACCGTTTAGGGCGTATATGGAAGACGTAGTAGCAGGATACTCGCTGTAGGAGGCAGGTAGTCCATCAATACTGTCGTTGGGATACGTGATGGAAACCAACACGCCACCCTTCTGTTGAATCTCGGTCCCCTCATCGCCGCATTTTGGCTCAGCTTCGTGGAATTCTTGAGTGTTGTAGAGAGAGTGGAACGACGTTTGTGCAAATATCAAGCACCGCAGACTGCAGTAAACCCAAAATAGAGCCTGTTCATTCTGGGGTGGCTGACAGTTGCTGAGCCATGCCCACCAGAATACCGTCAAGCAGGGACATTCCTTGGTGGAAAACGAGCCCTGGAATAACTGTCTGACAATGAAAATAAGGGTTATGAGCCCAAAGAGTTGGATCAAGCCCATAACCCGAACCTGCCATCTGGCGGCCAAGGACTCTTTCGCTGCAAGGGGAATTGATAGGGCCATGTTCTGAGCGTCAAGAATCATGGCGCCGACGGCAGCATCAGCCAATGTCAGTGTCTGCTGCTTTACCTGGACAAGCAAAGCGATAGCCAGGGATATGTGCGTCAAGACGAGTCCAGCGCCCATCTCCTTGGCACCAGTGGCATTGGGGTGGAAGGTGCCCAGTAAAGAGATTGCGATGAGAACGCAGACTTGCACCCACGCCGCGATGCGGACGCCATCACCTGCGACGTCGGCATCCACACCGACACCGCACTTGCCATGCAGGGCTTCGCTGGTCGATTCGACGTCTGCGAACACGATGGGCACAAGAATTATTCCGAGGAGAGCAACGCCGAGAGGAGCAAGCCATTGCCGCAGCGGCATGTACCACCCTCGCGTTCTGATGCTTGGGGTGAAAACAAGAATCTCGAGAatgaagacgaggagctgGAGTGTCAAGAACACGGCCAATATGCCGGTCCTAGACTCTACCCCAGATATCATGACGTTGGTGACGTCCTCGATGGCGCGATTCACCTGGTTAGATGAGTACCTGTGTGTGGAGAGACCAAAGCAGAGGAGATCTTACGGAGTTTCAAGTACACACAAACTGGTATTTCGAGACTTCTCAGATTGGTGATGCAAGTTTCAGTCGCTCCAAGAGCTATTCCGGACATCACCTGGATTCTATCAGCGGATGCGATGGCTAGAATATACCCTCACTGCTAAACAAAATGGAAAGGCGGTGGCTGGATCATGAGAGTTGATCCCGCAGCAGGCTGAGCAAGCTGAAGAGTGCGTCGAGATTTCATTGGATCCGAAGACCCCTGTCATGTTGACATAGTGAATCTATTGGTCTCAGCCAGGTCGCAGGCGTTGGCCATGCATGGATGGTGAATGCAAAGTGCAGTTTTTTGACAGGGCCTAACTTTTTGGCCAAAGGAAATCCTATAGGGTATCAAGAACACAGGGATGAgtcttttatctttaagttgCCCTCAGCGGGTCAAGAGGAATAATGTTTATAATTCTAGCAAAATCAAATATCAAAGCTTCACGGGATAACAAACTCGTTTTTTCGCTAACGGAAACTCATCTACCTATGAGAGAACGTATCTAAACTCTTGTTTAAACCTAGACTTGAACTGACTAGTGAACGCAACATGCGTATGTCCTAACCCTCTCCTCACGACGGTCTCATAAACTACCCTATTCATAATGAGAGACTGAACCATTGCTCTATTTTTAAACGGGAATTAGGTAACTGTTTGACCAAATATATAGATTGTGAGACatactattattaccccCGTTGGCCAATGAAATGCGTTTAGAATACTGAGTACCTTGGAGATGGATTTTGGGTTAGGtgagatttttataattattgtATTGAATATGACTTAATAACAAGTACATTATTGAGATATAGGGCTAATATGCAAGTAGTGCTCATATATGGCATAGTTTTAAGGGCTAGATAGTTTCCCGTCTATCTCGTAAACTTGCACATTTGAAACACCGTGAGTTGATGTTCTCCAATCAGCATTGGGTTTTGATGCTGCTACGTGTTTATGagtgtgttctttgatcCTATGTGCGacggagacgtcattgaaaaataagaataaggtGTCCCATAATGAAG includes:
- a CDS encoding DAO domain-containing protein — protein: MAKITIVGSGIIGLAIASQLSRHHEVTVIARDFPGDKPSIKWASPWAGANFVAGGCSSARERRMQMDAFTELWRLAIRHPESSVKRLPMEEFYDNERSDDDFWFKDFIPGFRFLPKDQLPEGVRGGITYMTIVVNPHIFMPWLKRNLESSGVKFRRMDLDSLSDAHHLGHDVLINATGEGPKYLSDIKDQNMDLLRGQTMIIKSGYKKSFMRDDGNTYTYVIPRLDGTVILGGIRDPDVENTEVDIEIDKDIVTRINRSLPEHFSADLADYEVVGHNVGIRPYRSSGMRIEKETKNGQNIVHAYGKWYVVSNNLGLRDTGITGGGFIYSFGVAREVVKLVDEFLFPDGKARI
- a CDS encoding CBM1 domain-containing protein; this translates as MTFFKTSSLLALAYSAAKVAAHGHVDWLITNGVAFRGYDAPAMSWNPNQPPVVGWINGATDNGYVEPNSFGDPDIICHRAARPAKGHVTVEAGDKVVLQWNTWPESHKGPVIDYLAKCPDDCETVDKNSLEFFKIGESGLLDMTMQSGRWAADVLVANSFSWTLQIPAQLEPGNYVLRHEIIALHGAGQPNGAQNYPQCFNLKVTGGGSLSPSGVKGTQLYKSNDPGILFNLYTSSLSYKIPGPTLVPGLPSTVGQLAPQATATSSATTPGQTQGLSSTSTTRSSSSTSITISGVTTLRTVTATTTSSSSSSSSSSSKASPSPTDDDIICGPATGGLPKYSQCGGKEYTGPTVCQWGSTCKVLNPYYSQCL